A section of the Malania oleifera isolate guangnan ecotype guangnan chromosome 2, ASM2987363v1, whole genome shotgun sequence genome encodes:
- the LOC131148089 gene encoding uncharacterized protein LOC131148089: protein MNPPSFLGGANPIVAENWVQEIEKILALLRCTDEQKVLYATFKLTEEVERWWLAVKLLEEQRSVPTMLTWEHFREIFFDRYFPNTSRDVKVEEFLNLTQGHLIVQQYAAQFVDLSRFAPYMVPDEFRKAWRFERGLRQEIFEQVTVL, encoded by the coding sequence ATGAACCCCCCATCGTTCTTAGGAGGAGCCAACccaattgtagctgagaattgggtgcaagagatagagaagattttggcATTGTTACGCTGCACTGATGAACAGAAGGTTCTTTACGCCACGTTTAAGCTAACAGAAGAGGTTGAGCGGTGGTGGTTGGCTGTTAAGCTACTAGAGGAACAGAGGTCGGTACCTACAATGCTGACTTGGGAGCACTTTAGAGAGATTTTTTTCGATCGGTACTTTCCTAACACTAGTAGAGACGTTAAGGTGGAGGAGTTCCTAAACCTAACTCAGGGACATTTGATTGTTCAACAGTATGCTGCCCAGTTTGTGGATCTGTCACGCTTCGCTCCATATATGGTACCTGACGAGTTCAGAAAGGCGTGGAGGTTCGAGAGGGGCCTGAGACAGGAGATCTTCGAGCAGGTGACAGTTTTGTAG